From the genome of Bacteroidales bacterium, one region includes:
- the rho gene encoding transcription termination factor Rho, with translation MYDIIELNGKSLPELQEIAKGLNVPKYEKLMKQDLVYQILDQQALIPAKDEKPGFIPDINKSKRGRKKKIITEEPKQVAEDHPQEERRISPRFNQRQQNMPETIDKPLEENKPAEERRPKLVKKIERKPVNDYVENKPFTSEVEKDNDLLLPEIVNGDADDDIIVNPESESGAGIETIPQVEKSESEIEGFTPTKDEDFQAPMRDPSFRPRLTKKRDEFPFEYEGFINAEGVLEIMPDGYGFLRSSDYNYLNSPDDIYVSQSQIKLFGLKTGDTVEGSIRPPKEGEKYFPLIKVEMINGRKPEEVRDRIPFDFLTPLFPQTKFKITDYPDASITTRVIDMFCPIGKGQRGLIVAQPKTGKTVILQEIANAIAYNHPEAFLIVLLIDERPEEVTDMQRHVNAEVISSTFDEPAERHAKIANIVLEKAKRLVECGHDVVILLDSITRLARAYNTVSPASGKVLSGGVESNALQKPKRFFGAARQIENGGSLTIIATALIDTGSKMDEVIFEEFKGTGNMELQLDRKLSNKRIYPAIDIVASSTRREELLVDKESLQRIWILRNHLADMNPLEAMEFLKDKMKFTRSNEEFLISMNS, from the coding sequence ATGTACGATATTATTGAATTAAACGGCAAGTCGTTGCCTGAATTACAAGAGATTGCAAAGGGTTTAAATGTCCCTAAGTATGAAAAGCTGATGAAGCAGGATCTGGTATATCAAATTCTGGATCAGCAAGCGCTCATTCCTGCAAAGGATGAGAAGCCGGGTTTTATCCCTGATATAAATAAATCCAAAAGGGGCCGGAAGAAAAAAATTATCACCGAAGAACCTAAGCAAGTTGCAGAAGATCATCCTCAAGAAGAGCGCAGGATTAGCCCCAGGTTTAATCAACGGCAGCAAAATATGCCTGAAACTATTGATAAACCATTGGAGGAAAATAAACCTGCCGAAGAAAGAAGGCCAAAACTGGTGAAAAAGATAGAGAGAAAACCGGTCAATGATTATGTAGAAAATAAACCCTTCACTAGCGAGGTCGAAAAAGATAATGATCTTTTATTGCCTGAAATAGTGAATGGTGACGCTGACGATGATATCATTGTCAACCCGGAATCAGAGTCAGGAGCCGGGATAGAAACCATTCCACAGGTTGAGAAGTCTGAATCTGAAATAGAAGGATTCACCCCAACTAAAGATGAGGATTTCCAGGCACCTATGCGTGACCCCAGTTTCAGGCCACGGTTAACCAAGAAAAGAGATGAGTTTCCTTTTGAATATGAAGGTTTTATCAATGCGGAAGGTGTCCTGGAAATCATGCCTGACGGTTATGGCTTTCTGAGATCTTCCGATTATAATTACCTCAATTCTCCTGATGATATTTATGTATCGCAATCACAGATCAAATTATTTGGTTTGAAAACCGGGGATACCGTTGAGGGTAGCATCCGCCCGCCAAAAGAGGGCGAAAAATACTTCCCTCTTATTAAAGTTGAGATGATCAATGGTCGTAAACCGGAAGAAGTCCGCGACAGGATCCCGTTCGACTTTCTGACTCCGCTTTTCCCACAAACAAAATTTAAGATCACTGACTACCCCGATGCCAGTATCACTACGAGAGTCATCGATATGTTCTGCCCTATTGGTAAAGGTCAGAGAGGCCTGATCGTTGCACAGCCAAAAACCGGAAAAACCGTTATCCTGCAGGAAATTGCCAACGCAATTGCATATAACCATCCGGAAGCCTTTCTGATCGTCCTGCTGATCGATGAAAGACCAGAGGAGGTTACCGATATGCAAAGGCATGTAAATGCAGAGGTAATATCTTCGACTTTTGATGAACCGGCTGAAAGACATGCTAAAATTGCCAATATTGTCCTGGAAAAAGCCAAAAGGCTTGTGGAATGCGGACATGATGTAGTCATCCTGCTGGATTCAATTACAAGGCTGGCAAGGGCTTATAATACCGTCTCACCGGCATCAGGCAAGGTTCTTTCAGGCGGGGTTGAGTCAAACGCACTCCAGAAACCTAAAAGATTTTTCGGAGCTGCCAGGCAAATTGAAAATGGTGGATCACTCACAATTATTGCCACCGCTCTGATCGACACTGGTTCCAAAATGGATGAAGTGATCTTTGAGGAATTCAAAGGAACCGGTAATATGGAGTTGCAGCTCGACAGGAAACTGTCGAATAAACGGATCTACCCGGCAATTGATATCGTCGCTTCAAGCACACGCCGTGAAGAACTCCTGGTTGATAAAGAATCTCTTCAAAGGATCTGGATTCTCAGGAACCATTTAGCCGATATGAACCCTCTGGAAGCAATGGAGTTCCTGAAAGATAAAATGAAATTTACACGGAGTAATGAGGAGTTTCTGATTTCGATGAACTCTTAA
- the dnaB gene encoding replicative DNA helicase: MEENSRYNPPEKLKGFSRKPFERRTTNQDNAFEHGKVQPQAVDLEEAVLGAIMLEKDALTSVIDILKPDVFYKDQHKVIYTSIMSLFGRSEPVDILTVTSELKKNGDLELAGGAYYITQLTNRVASSANVEYHAHIIIQKYIQRELIRISSEIIKDSFEDTMDVFDMLDKAEQGLFTVSDSNLRRNTMDMNTLVKEALQYIEAAKNQQTELRGVPSGFTELDRITSGWQRSDLIILASRPGMGKTALALTMARNIAVDFHKPVALFSLEMSSVQLVTRLISAESGLPAEKLRKGDLADYEWEQLNSKISRLIDAPIFIDDTPALSIFELRAKCRRLKAQHNIEMVFVDYLQLMTGNYDRQGNREQEISNISRSLKSLAKELDIPVLALSQLSRAVETRGGSKKPILSDLRESGAIEQDADLVLFIYRPEYYNIDQLDDGTPTSGLAQISVAKHRNGPLGERNLKFVARYARFLDYDAVEPDSGPGNGNLPEKLRTISSKMNDMEDEDTPF; encoded by the coding sequence ATGGAAGAAAACAGCCGTTACAACCCGCCAGAAAAACTAAAAGGCTTTTCCAGGAAGCCTTTTGAGAGGAGAACCACTAATCAGGATAATGCATTTGAACACGGGAAAGTACAACCCCAGGCGGTCGACCTGGAAGAGGCTGTGTTAGGGGCTATCATGCTGGAAAAAGATGCCCTTACTTCTGTCATCGATATCCTCAAACCTGATGTCTTTTACAAGGATCAGCATAAAGTCATCTATACTTCGATCATGAGTTTATTTGGCCGCTCCGAGCCGGTTGACATCCTGACCGTCACGAGTGAGCTGAAAAAGAATGGTGATCTGGAACTGGCCGGAGGGGCTTATTACATCACCCAGCTTACCAACCGGGTGGCTTCTTCTGCAAATGTTGAATACCACGCACACATTATCATTCAAAAATATATCCAGCGGGAACTGATCCGGATCTCATCCGAAATCATCAAAGACTCATTTGAAGATACCATGGATGTCTTTGATATGCTTGACAAAGCTGAACAAGGATTGTTTACGGTCAGTGACAGTAACCTCAGGCGCAACACCATGGATATGAACACCCTGGTGAAGGAAGCGTTGCAATATATTGAAGCTGCAAAAAATCAGCAGACAGAATTGCGCGGGGTGCCATCCGGATTTACCGAACTCGATCGTATAACTTCAGGCTGGCAACGGTCGGACCTGATCATCCTTGCTTCACGCCCCGGTATGGGGAAAACGGCACTGGCCCTTACAATGGCCCGTAATATAGCTGTTGATTTTCATAAACCGGTGGCTTTATTTTCGCTTGAAATGTCTTCTGTCCAGCTCGTCACACGTCTGATATCTGCCGAATCAGGGCTTCCTGCTGAAAAACTTCGTAAAGGCGACCTGGCAGATTATGAATGGGAACAACTCAACTCAAAGATCAGCCGGCTCATTGATGCGCCCATATTTATAGACGATACGCCTGCCCTTTCGATTTTCGAGCTGCGGGCTAAATGCCGGCGGCTCAAAGCGCAGCATAATATCGAAATGGTTTTTGTAGACTACCTTCAGCTTATGACCGGCAATTATGACCGCCAGGGTAACCGCGAACAGGAGATCAGCAATATTTCCCGGTCGCTGAAAAGCCTTGCCAAAGAACTTGATATTCCTGTCCTGGCCCTGTCACAGTTAAGCCGTGCCGTGGAAACACGGGGTGGTTCTAAAAAGCCTATCCTTTCCGACTTGCGTGAATCAGGCGCCATCGAGCAGGATGCCGACCTTGTGCTTTTCATTTACCGGCCCGAATATTACAACATCGACCAGTTGGACGATGGCACACCGACTTCCGGACTGGCCCAGATCAGTGTGGCTAAACACAGGAACGGGCCTTTAGGTGAAAGAAACCTGAAGTTCGTGGCCCGCTATGCCCGTTTCTTAGATTACGATGCTGTCGAACCGGATTCCGGGCCAGGCAATGGCAACCTGCCGGAAAAACTCCGGACTATTTCTTCAAAGATGAACGATATGGAAGATGAGGATACCCCGTTCTAG
- a CDS encoding protein-L-isoaspartate(D-aspartate) O-methyltransferase: MSQIKDPVNYSEERAAMVRYQIRSRGIKDEKVLGAMLKVERHRFVPAAYRNEAYEDYPLPVGEGQTISQPYIVAFMTEALELKKEDKVLEIGTGSGYQAAILAEICDSVFTIEIFRSLGLSAIKTLNELGYSNVFVRIGDGYQGWAEHAPYDAIIVTCAPANIPEMLEAQLAEGGRMIIPVGGEYTQNLILLEKESGKLQKKSVLPVRFVPMINEDGEKY; this comes from the coding sequence ATGTCCCAGATTAAAGATCCGGTCAATTATTCGGAAGAGAGGGCTGCAATGGTCCGGTACCAGATCAGGTCAAGGGGTATTAAAGATGAAAAAGTACTAGGAGCGATGTTGAAAGTGGAACGCCACCGCTTCGTACCGGCAGCATACCGTAATGAAGCATATGAAGATTATCCCTTGCCGGTTGGTGAAGGCCAGACTATTTCCCAACCTTATATTGTGGCCTTTATGACCGAAGCTCTTGAACTTAAAAAGGAGGACAAAGTGTTGGAAATCGGCACGGGTTCGGGATACCAGGCCGCTATCCTGGCCGAGATCTGTGATTCTGTTTTTACTATAGAAATATTCCGCTCACTCGGCCTATCGGCAATCAAAACACTCAATGAATTGGGCTATTCCAATGTTTTTGTCAGGATCGGTGATGGTTACCAGGGATGGGCGGAACACGCCCCTTATGACGCGATTATTGTTACTTGCGCACCGGCCAATATACCGGAAATGTTAGAAGCGCAACTTGCTGAAGGGGGAAGGATGATTATTCCTGTAGGTGGAGAATATACACAAAATCTGATCCTGCTCGAAAAAGAATCAGGTAAACTTCAAAAGAAAAGCGTCTTACCGGTCAGGTTTGTCCCTATGATTAATGAGGATGGGGAGAAATACTGA
- the sucC gene encoding ADP-forming succinate--CoA ligase subunit beta, producing MNLHEYQGKSILKRYKVAVPAGIVAYTPDEAVRAAEQIQEDTGSDRWAVKAQIHAGGRGKGGGVKVAKSLEEVEQFARQIIGMQLVTPQTGPEGKEVRKILVEQNIFYKGPSETKEFYMSVLLNRAIGRNMIMYSPRGGMDIEAVAEETPDQIFKEEIDPRTGLMPFQARRIAYNLGLHEDAFKNMVKFVHALYEAYIQSDAKLFEINPVIKAADDKIFAADAKVAIDDNALYRHPDIQEMRDYHEEDPIEVEASKFRLSYVKLDGNVGCMVNGAGLAMATMDIIKLSGASPSNFLDVGGTADAKRVEEAFRIILKDPNVKAILVNIFGGIVRCDRVAQGIVDAYRNIGEIRVPIIVRLQGTNAEEGAKIIDESGLKVQSAIRLEDAAELVAKVLG from the coding sequence ATGAATTTACATGAATACCAGGGGAAATCTATCCTGAAAAGATACAAGGTTGCAGTGCCGGCGGGAATCGTGGCCTATACACCCGACGAAGCTGTCAGGGCTGCTGAACAGATACAGGAAGATACCGGCTCTGACCGGTGGGCGGTTAAAGCCCAGATCCATGCCGGCGGACGCGGTAAAGGAGGCGGTGTTAAAGTGGCTAAATCCCTTGAGGAAGTAGAGCAATTTGCCCGGCAGATTATCGGGATGCAGCTTGTTACCCCTCAAACCGGCCCGGAAGGAAAGGAAGTCAGGAAAATCCTCGTTGAACAGAATATTTTTTACAAGGGTCCTTCGGAAACCAAAGAGTTTTATATGAGCGTGTTGCTTAACAGGGCCATAGGACGCAATATGATCATGTATTCACCGCGCGGCGGGATGGACATTGAAGCAGTCGCTGAAGAAACACCCGACCAGATCTTTAAGGAAGAAATTGACCCACGGACCGGCCTGATGCCTTTCCAGGCCAGGAGAATAGCTTATAACCTGGGATTGCACGAAGATGCGTTTAAAAACATGGTTAAATTTGTCCATGCATTATACGAGGCTTATATTCAGTCTGATGCAAAACTGTTTGAGATTAACCCGGTCATTAAGGCCGCTGATGATAAAATCTTTGCCGCTGATGCCAAGGTGGCTATAGATGACAATGCGCTCTACCGTCACCCGGACATCCAGGAAATGCGCGATTATCACGAAGAGGACCCCATCGAAGTAGAGGCAAGTAAATTCAGGCTCAGCTATGTCAAACTTGACGGAAACGTGGGATGTATGGTCAATGGCGCAGGGCTTGCCATGGCAACTATGGATATTATCAAATTATCAGGTGCATCCCCTTCCAATTTCCTTGATGTTGGCGGCACAGCTGATGCAAAACGTGTTGAGGAAGCTTTCAGGATAATACTTAAAGACCCTAATGTTAAGGCTATCCTGGTCAATATTTTCGGCGGTATTGTAAGGTGCGACCGTGTTGCCCAGGGTATCGTAGATGCTTACAGGAATATTGGCGAGATCCGTGTGCCGATAATTGTGAGGCTGCAGGGCACCAATGCTGAGGAAGGGGCAAAGATTATCGACGAATCAGGTCTGAAGGTCCAATCTGCCATCCGGCTTGAGGACGCTGCAGAATTAGTAGCTAAAGTGCTTGGTTAG
- a CDS encoding glycosyltransferase family 39 protein codes for MTAILIYCFAGLLDPFLNIYDERFHALVAKNLLNHPLKLTLYDDPIVNMPYDRWDRYHIWLHKQPLFLWQIAISFRLFGVSEFALRLPSVILGVVLVFIGYRSGKLLVNNRTGYLTGILFITSFYIFELIAGRLMVDHNDLSFLAYVSLSIWAFIEYHYSKKKLWIYLIGLFSGFAILCKWLPGLLVYSGWFVLKVRERKFKYNNLKDLLLSAIITIIIALPWQVFTFINYPAEAKLAQQFNVRHIFESLDGHGGTFWYHFDQFDTLYGSITSFLIIPAFIVMYQKITDRKLYLSIISMIVIVYLFFSLVQTKMPSFTTITAMFIFISLAALLDYGLNYISTLHIKPWVKHLIIILAILLLVSSRFNIERIQAIHTLWKDDNSYSRMLLHNKNIFQSLKLPENAVIFNVKGQHYIESMFYTGLPSYRFVPSREQYLDLKGKGRVIAIFKPLNSELPEYIINDQTTIIINEILQGYN; via the coding sequence TTGACAGCTATCTTAATTTATTGCTTTGCAGGCTTACTCGATCCCTTTTTAAATATATATGATGAAAGATTTCATGCCCTGGTTGCGAAAAACTTACTTAATCACCCTTTAAAGCTGACTTTGTACGATGATCCAATCGTAAATATGCCCTACGACAGGTGGGATAGATATCATATCTGGTTGCATAAACAGCCACTATTTTTATGGCAGATTGCAATCAGCTTCAGATTATTTGGGGTATCTGAATTTGCTTTAAGGTTACCCAGTGTTATCTTAGGTGTTGTCCTGGTTTTCATCGGATATCGTTCCGGGAAATTATTGGTCAATAATAGAACGGGATATTTAACCGGAATTTTGTTCATCACTTCTTTTTATATCTTCGAATTGATAGCCGGCAGGCTAATGGTTGACCATAATGATTTATCGTTTCTTGCATATGTTTCGTTGAGCATCTGGGCTTTTATTGAATACCATTATTCTAAAAAAAAGCTATGGATTTATCTCATAGGCCTTTTTTCAGGTTTTGCCATATTATGCAAATGGCTGCCTGGTTTGCTGGTCTACTCCGGTTGGTTTGTATTAAAGGTGCGCGAAAGAAAATTTAAATACAACAACCTGAAAGATTTACTCTTATCGGCAATTATTACAATTATTATCGCCCTGCCATGGCAGGTATTCACTTTTATAAATTACCCGGCCGAGGCAAAACTTGCCCAACAGTTTAATGTGAGGCATATATTCGAATCTCTTGATGGCCACGGTGGTACTTTCTGGTATCATTTTGATCAATTTGATACCTTGTATGGAAGTATCACGTCTTTTTTAATCATACCGGCATTTATTGTCATGTATCAAAAGATTACCGACAGAAAATTATACCTGTCAATTATAAGTATGATTGTTATCGTCTATCTTTTTTTCTCATTGGTTCAAACTAAAATGCCTTCTTTTACAACCATAACTGCCATGTTCATCTTTATTTCTTTAGCAGCTTTGCTGGACTATGGCCTGAATTATATTTCAACGTTGCATATAAAACCATGGGTTAAGCATCTGATAATCATTTTAGCAATACTTTTATTAGTCTCCTCAAGATTCAATATAGAACGGATTCAGGCAATTCATACTTTATGGAAAGATGATAATTCATATTCACGAATGCTTTTACACAATAAAAATATTTTTCAGTCTCTTAAATTACCTGAAAATGCTGTTATTTTCAATGTAAAGGGCCAGCATTATATTGAATCGATGTTCTACACCGGGCTTCCTTCCTATCGTTTTGTGCCCTCCAGGGAACAATATCTTGATTTAAAAGGGAAAGGAAGGGTTATTGCAATTTTCAAACCCTTAAATAGTGAATTACCGGAATATATAATAAATGATCAGACAACAATAATTATCAATGAAATCCTTCAGGGATATAATTGA